The segment TTAATTTCTTCGATATGTTTAGGTTCTGCTAGCCATTGGGCAGGTCCTCCTACTCGTAATGTGGTGAAATTCTTAAGTAATACTAATGATTGAATGCTTTTGGATATCAAATTTTTATGCAGCACAATTGGTTGACTTTAATTTATTAGTTTGATTGGAATTTACTAATTTCTCAGAAAACTTATCAATGTCTCCTGCACCCATAAAAATAAGCATATCATCATTTGATGTCTTATTTTCTAGAACTTTTTCTAATTCTATAAAGTTATCACAAGAATATACTGGAATATTTTCATATTTTTTTCTTATTAATCTTGCAAGTTTTTGAGTATCTATACCTTTAATTTTTTTTTCACCAGCACTATATATTTGTGTTAAAAATACTTTATCTGCTTTTCCAAGAGAGATTGCAAAATCATTAAGTAGATCTTTTGTACGACTATAACGATGGGGTTGAAAAATAACCACCAATTTTTTTGTAAAAGTAGTAATACCATCATTTTGATTAGATTCGACTAGTCGAGCAGTAGAAATTGTTGCATCAATTTCACTAGGGTGATGTGCATAATCATCTATAATTCTCCTTCCTTTCCACAAACCTTTAAATTCAAATCTTCTTTTAGGAGACTTAATATATTGAAGATTCTTTTTCAAATCATTAAATGTTAAGCCTGCTATTCTACAAGCGCTAATAGCTGCAAGTGTATTACTCAAATTATGCAAGCCAGGTAATGGCATCTTGAGTTTACTTATAAATTGCTCGTTTTCGTAATAATCTACTATTAGTTCTTTTTCATTGGTACAAATAGGTATGGCACTAAAATGCATTCCTTTAATAATCTTTCTTGAATACCAAATTGTATTGCAATGCTTATAATCTCGAAGATTTTTACAATCATAATTAGCAATAGTTTGATTACAATTCTTGCTAAAAATATTCATTGTATCTTTTAACGAATCAAGGTTTTTATAATAGTCAGTATGATCTAATTCTATATTTGTAATGATTCCTATAGTCCCTTTGAATTTAGTTAGTGTTCCATCTGATTCATCAGCTTCTGCAACTAGAAATTTACCTTTACCTATATGATAATTACTATTGAAAATCGGTACTATACCACCAATAATTGCT is part of the Prochlorococcus marinus str. MIT 0919 genome and harbors:
- the murC gene encoding UDP-N-acetylmuramate--L-alanine ligase; translation: MVENLRRIQKETSHLHFIGIGGIGMSAIAMVLRKKGFSISGSDLKQNNAIKELEKNGAQIFYNQQAENIHKLCDSTKTLPTIVVSTAIPKANLELLEAEKLGLSILHRSDVLASLISNQESILVAGSHGKTTTSTIISTLLKISQQDPTAIIGGIVPIFNSNYHIGKGKFLVAEADESDGTLTKFKGTIGIITNIELDHTDYYKNLDSLKDTMNIFSKNCNQTIANYDCKNLRDYKHCNTIWYSRKIIKGMHFSAIPICTNEKELIVDYYENEQFISKLKMPLPGLHNLSNTLAAISACRIAGLTFNDLKKNLQYIKSPKRRFEFKGLWKGRRIIDDYAHHPSEIDATISTARLVESNQNDGITTFTKKLVVIFQPHRYSRTKDLLNDFAISLGKADKVFLTQIYSAGEKKIKGIDTQKLARLIRKKYENIPVYSCDNFIELEKVLENKTSNDDMLIFMGAGDIDKFSEKLVNSNQTNKLKSTNCAA